One genomic segment of Pseudonocardia sp. T1-2H includes these proteins:
- a CDS encoding Rv3654c family TadE-like protein yields the protein MIRDDGRIPRGQIPDARDPRDLNPDDLDPDDLAYGDRGSATVFAALASLAVLLVLMAGVDLGGAALARHRAEAAADLAALAAAGRSTDGADAACDLARGLIERMQATLDHCALDDWDAVVQVRIRRSWSLLAAGDAVGRARAGPVPEPLSGGAASGPANRISAALSPRLPVEG from the coding sequence GTGATCCGTGACGACGGCCGGATCCCCCGTGGCCAGATCCCCGACGCCCGGGACCCCCGCGACCTAAACCCCGACGACCTGGACCCCGACGACCTGGCCTACGGCGACCGGGGCTCCGCCACCGTCTTCGCCGCGCTCGCCTCGCTCGCGGTCCTGCTGGTGCTCATGGCCGGCGTGGACCTCGGCGGCGCGGCGCTCGCCCGGCACCGCGCCGAGGCCGCGGCGGATCTTGCGGCGCTCGCGGCTGCCGGACGCTCGACCGACGGCGCCGACGCCGCGTGCGACCTCGCCCGCGGTCTCATCGAACGAATGCAGGCGACGCTCGACCACTGCGCCCTCGACGACTGGGATGCCGTGGTGCAGGTACGGATCCGCCGCTCCTGGTCGCTGCTGGCCGCCGGAGACGCCGTCGGCCGGGCCCGCGCCGGCCCGGTCCCTGAGCCGCTGTCGGGCGGCGCAGCATCGGGCCCGGCGAATCGGATATCCGCAGCATTGAGTCCTCGCCTCCCAGTCGAGGGCTGA
- a CDS encoding TadE family type IV pilus minor pilin produces MRDRADRRPHDRGAVTVEAAIALGVLTVVTVLALGSVATVAASVRCMDAAREMARLAARGEPERAREVALRLAPSGASADLRIDGEEITATVTAAPGGLLPFRVGNTAHAVLEPAAQAPELDAPVVHRDP; encoded by the coding sequence ATGCGCGACCGGGCCGATCGCCGCCCGCACGACCGCGGCGCGGTGACCGTCGAGGCCGCCATCGCCCTGGGCGTGCTCACGGTGGTCACCGTGCTGGCGCTCGGCTCGGTCGCCACCGTCGCGGCGTCGGTGCGGTGCATGGACGCCGCCAGGGAGATGGCCCGGCTCGCCGCTCGCGGCGAGCCGGAGCGGGCCCGGGAGGTCGCGCTGCGACTCGCCCCCAGCGGCGCCTCGGCGGACCTGCGGATCGACGGCGAGGAGATCACCGCGACCGTCACCGCGGCGCCGGGCGGTCTCCTGCCGTTCCGGGTCGGCAACACGGCGCACGCGGTTCTCGAGCCCGCCGCGCAAGCACCCGAACTCGACGCCCCGGTGGTGCACCGTGATCCGTGA
- a CDS encoding DUF4244 domain-containing protein produces MTTGLHQYMKEKTMSDRSLRTFLDDDGMSTVEYAVGTIAAAAFAAVLYAVVSGDGIVSALTGLVQRALSVTF; encoded by the coding sequence GTGACCACCGGGCTCCACCAGTACATGAAGGAGAAGACCATGTCGGACCGATCGCTACGCACGTTCCTCGACGACGACGGGATGTCCACTGTGGAATATGCAGTGGGCACGATCGCCGCCGCCGCGTTCGCCGCCGTCCTCTATGCCGTCGTCAGCGGGGACGGCATCGTCAGCGCGCTCACCGGGCTGGTGCAGCGCGCGCTCTCGGTGACGTTCTGA
- a CDS encoding type II secretion system F family protein, with product MSAIPLVVLALALLAADGREGRGRLASLDRVADAPGAAPVLRPGWAVTGGLATAAVCWLVVGGVGGAVTGTVIGGALAVGAVRLAARGPREVRDPAGLAAAWELLAVCLEVGLPVPAAAEAAAVRLAGRPGAALRRVAGLLELGADPAAAWRAVDDVPALSAFGRAARRSAGTGAGLAQAARAEAVRLRAELVDTAEARAQRAAVLITGPLGLCFLPAFLALGIAPVVIGLAGEALARW from the coding sequence GTGAGCGCGATCCCCCTCGTGGTCCTCGCGCTGGCGCTGCTCGCCGCGGACGGCCGGGAGGGTCGCGGCAGGCTCGCCTCGCTCGACCGCGTCGCCGACGCTCCCGGTGCTGCGCCGGTGTTGCGTCCGGGATGGGCGGTCACCGGTGGCCTTGCGACGGCAGCGGTGTGCTGGCTCGTCGTGGGCGGGGTCGGCGGCGCCGTCACCGGCACGGTGATCGGCGGTGCCCTCGCGGTCGGCGCGGTGCGACTCGCCGCCCGCGGGCCGCGGGAGGTCCGCGATCCCGCGGGACTCGCGGCGGCGTGGGAACTGCTGGCCGTCTGTCTCGAGGTCGGGCTCCCGGTCCCGGCGGCGGCCGAGGCGGCCGCCGTCCGGCTCGCGGGGCGCCCGGGCGCGGCGCTGCGCCGCGTGGCCGGGCTGCTCGAGCTCGGCGCGGACCCGGCCGCCGCCTGGCGAGCGGTCGACGACGTCCCGGCGCTGTCCGCGTTCGGGCGGGCGGCCCGCCGCTCGGCCGGCACCGGCGCGGGCCTGGCCCAGGCCGCTCGGGCCGAGGCCGTCCGGTTGCGCGCCGAGCTGGTCGACACGGCCGAGGCCCGCGCGCAACGCGCCGCGGTCCTCATCACCGGGCCGCTCGGCCTGTGCTTCCTCCCGGCGTTCCTGGCCCTCGGGATCGCGCCGGTCGTGATCGGCCTCGCGGGAGAGGCACTCGCCCGGTGGTGA
- a CDS encoding type II secretion system F family protein, translated as MVNPLPAAALAALGAALLCAPGRTGVPRLAALLPRSTARRTLRLPRGLWLVAAGGVGGVLLLGVAGGITGIGAAALWRHRRSTRATEITSAMASGQLADALARMTDELRVGAHPATALDGVRQDGPWAEEVLGPAAAAARLGDDVPAALRRSAAKASGSSADDLERVAAAWTLADRHGAPLALLLDGALSDIRWRVAFGARVRAQLAGPRATAAVLTALPALGLGLGHLMGADPVGVLRDGLLGQALLLVGTGLVAAGLLWTERILRAAVPR; from the coding sequence GTGGTGAACCCGCTGCCGGCCGCCGCCCTCGCTGCACTCGGGGCCGCCCTGCTCTGCGCACCGGGACGCACCGGGGTTCCGCGGCTCGCGGCGCTCCTCCCCCGGTCGACTGCACGCCGCACCCTGCGGCTGCCGCGCGGGCTCTGGCTCGTGGCCGCGGGAGGCGTCGGCGGCGTGCTGCTCCTCGGTGTGGCCGGCGGCATCACCGGGATCGGCGCGGCCGCCCTGTGGCGGCACCGCCGCTCCACCCGGGCCACCGAGATCACGTCGGCCATGGCGTCGGGCCAGCTCGCCGACGCCCTCGCCCGGATGACGGACGAGCTGCGTGTCGGGGCCCATCCGGCGACGGCGCTCGACGGCGTCCGACAGGACGGGCCGTGGGCGGAGGAGGTGCTCGGGCCGGCCGCCGCCGCCGCGCGGCTCGGCGACGACGTGCCCGCCGCGCTGCGCCGCTCCGCGGCGAAGGCGTCGGGGTCGAGCGCCGACGACCTGGAGCGGGTGGCCGCGGCCTGGACCCTCGCCGACCGGCACGGCGCCCCGCTGGCCCTGCTGCTCGACGGCGCCCTCTCGGACATCCGGTGGCGGGTCGCGTTCGGCGCCCGGGTGCGCGCCCAGCTCGCAGGTCCCCGCGCCACCGCAGCGGTGCTCACCGCGCTACCGGCGCTCGGTCTCGGGCTGGGACATCTGATGGGCGCGGATCCGGTCGGCGTGCTGCGCGACGGGTTGCTCGGCCAGGCGCTGCTGCTCGTGGGCACGGGCCTTGTCGCCGCCGGTCTGCTGTGGACCGAACGGATCCTGCGTGCGGCGGTGCCCCGGTGA
- a CDS encoding TadA family conjugal transfer-associated ATPase yields the protein MTAPAGLVDRVRSRLAANGGEPTPMAVAAAVRAESGGVLSDLDVLSALRTIRQEFTGAGPLDELLRDPRTTDVLVSGPTSVWADRGAGLEPVGIRFPDEAAVRRLAQRLALAAGRRLDDASPHVDGWLAESGVRLHAVLAPVAADGTCISLRVLRPAAHDLAALRRLGTVDATGEALLRTVVEARLALLVSGGTGSGKTTVLNALLSAVDPGERILTVEDAEELRPRHPHVVRLVARPANIEGAGGVGLRDLVRQALRMRPDRLVVGEVRGAEVIELLAALNTGHDGGAGTVHANSVREVPARLEALAGAGGMARETLHSQLAAAVQVVLHMRRPPGAGRVLDGVGVLRREDRGVVVRQVWTRAGGWGEGRAEFGTLLAERGTGAPW from the coding sequence ATGACCGCCCCGGCCGGCCTGGTGGACCGGGTCCGGTCGCGGCTGGCGGCGAACGGCGGTGAGCCGACGCCGATGGCCGTCGCGGCGGCCGTGCGGGCGGAGTCCGGCGGCGTCCTCTCGGACCTCGACGTGCTCAGCGCGCTGCGGACGATCCGCCAGGAGTTCACCGGCGCCGGCCCGCTCGACGAGCTGCTGCGGGACCCGCGGACCACGGACGTGCTGGTCTCCGGCCCGACGTCGGTCTGGGCGGACCGCGGCGCAGGCCTCGAGCCCGTCGGGATCCGGTTCCCGGACGAGGCGGCCGTGCGCAGGCTGGCCCAGCGCCTCGCCCTCGCCGCGGGCCGCCGGCTCGACGACGCGAGCCCGCACGTCGACGGCTGGCTGGCCGAGTCCGGCGTCCGGCTGCACGCGGTCCTCGCGCCTGTCGCCGCGGACGGCACCTGCATCTCGCTTCGGGTCCTGCGGCCCGCCGCGCACGATCTCGCGGCCCTGCGCCGGCTGGGCACGGTCGACGCCACGGGCGAGGCCCTGCTGCGGACGGTCGTCGAGGCGCGACTCGCCCTGCTGGTGTCCGGAGGCACGGGCTCGGGAAAGACGACGGTGCTCAACGCCCTGCTCAGCGCGGTCGACCCGGGCGAGCGGATCCTGACCGTCGAGGACGCCGAGGAGCTGCGGCCGCGGCATCCGCACGTCGTCCGGCTCGTGGCACGACCGGCGAACATCGAGGGCGCCGGCGGCGTGGGCCTGCGGGACCTGGTCCGCCAGGCACTGCGGATGCGGCCGGACCGGCTGGTCGTCGGGGAGGTCAGAGGAGCGGAGGTCATCGAGCTGCTCGCGGCCCTCAACACGGGGCACGACGGCGGCGCCGGCACTGTGCACGCCAACTCCGTCCGTGAGGTCCCGGCCCGCCTGGAGGCGCTCGCCGGCGCCGGCGGCATGGCCCGCGAGACCCTGCATAGCCAGCTCGCCGCGGCGGTCCAGGTGGTGCTGCACATGCGCCGACCCCCCGGCGCCGGCCGCGTCCTCGACGGCGTCGGGGTTCTGCGGCGGGAGGACAGGGGCGTCGTCGTCCGTCAGGTGTGGACGAGAGCAGGCGGGTGGGGTGAGGGCCGGGCGGAGTTCGGCACGCTGCTCGCCGAGCGCGGGACCGGTGCGCCGTGGTGA
- the ssd gene encoding septum site-determining protein Ssd, which yields MTDRRDDRTLLVAEDPDLLDALLRLSAAAGTEVHRAVDSADARRQWLTAPFVVLDGASAARCVEAGMPRREGVVVAVRGTPRPPDWMHAVALGAEHVVSMPQAEPWLVAAFADAAEQAAGRNDRGRVLAVVAGRGGAGASVLAAAVAVTSARAGARTLLVDCDPLGGGLDLVLGAEDVAGMRWPELTVTEGRVPAGALHAALPAPAIGRAGGELGVLSCARAAQGPSPAAVAAVLEAGRRAGETVVCDVPRYPTDAALTALADADLTALVVPADVRACAAASRVAAVLSEQTRRVALVVRGPAPGGVGAQDIAAALDLPLLVAMRPQQGLARAMERGVPPGRGNGPLTTASRTLLGALHTTGGPATAARPPAGVR from the coding sequence GTGACGGACCGCAGGGACGATCGAACGCTGCTCGTGGCCGAGGACCCGGACCTGCTCGACGCGCTGCTGCGTCTCTCGGCGGCGGCCGGGACCGAGGTGCACCGCGCCGTCGACTCGGCCGATGCCCGCCGCCAGTGGCTGACCGCCCCGTTCGTCGTGCTGGACGGCGCGTCGGCGGCACGGTGCGTCGAGGCGGGCATGCCTCGCCGCGAGGGGGTGGTGGTCGCGGTCCGTGGGACGCCGCGGCCCCCGGACTGGATGCATGCCGTCGCACTCGGCGCCGAACACGTCGTCTCGATGCCCCAGGCCGAGCCGTGGCTGGTGGCGGCGTTCGCCGACGCCGCCGAGCAGGCCGCCGGCCGGAACGACCGCGGCCGTGTGCTCGCCGTCGTCGCGGGCCGGGGCGGGGCGGGGGCGTCGGTACTGGCCGCGGCGGTCGCCGTGACCTCCGCCCGCGCCGGGGCCCGGACCCTGCTGGTGGACTGTGATCCGCTCGGCGGCGGGCTCGATCTCGTGCTGGGCGCCGAGGACGTCGCCGGCATGCGCTGGCCCGAGCTCACGGTGACCGAGGGCCGAGTCCCGGCCGGTGCCCTGCATGCCGCGCTGCCGGCGCCGGCGATCGGCCGCGCGGGTGGCGAGCTCGGCGTGCTGTCCTGCGCCCGGGCGGCGCAGGGCCCGTCGCCGGCCGCGGTCGCGGCGGTCCTCGAGGCCGGACGACGCGCGGGCGAGACGGTCGTCTGCGACGTCCCCCGCTACCCCACGGACGCGGCCCTCACCGCGCTCGCCGACGCCGATCTCACCGCCCTCGTCGTGCCCGCGGACGTCCGGGCCTGTGCCGCCGCCTCCCGGGTCGCCGCCGTGCTGTCGGAGCAGACCCGGCGGGTGGCGCTGGTCGTGCGGGGCCCCGCGCCGGGCGGGGTGGGAGCGCAGGACATCGCCGCGGCGCTCGACCTCCCGCTGCTCGTGGCCATGCGCCCGCAGCAGGGGCTGGCTCGCGCGATGGAGCGCGGCGTCCCGCCCGGACGCGGCAACGGGCCGTTGACGACGGCCTCCCGGACCTTGTTGGGTGCCCTGCACACGACAGGGGGGCCGGCGACCGCGGCCCGGCCGCCGGCAGGTGTGCGATGA
- a CDS encoding HAD family hydrolase yields the protein MPSVPAPRPHEASATPGAAFFDLDKTIIAGSSALAFSRPFRREGLISSAAVLRSGYAQLLLLLSGADADTMAALRTRITALCTGWEVAQIRSIVAETLHEIVEPMIYAEAAALIDEHHAAGDEVIVLSASGLEVVEPIAALVGADRCLATRMAARNGRYTGEIDFYCYGEAKAEAARTIAAERGYDLATCRAYTDSITDLPLLEAVGHPVVVNPDRQLRREAAKRGWPVLTFSVPVKVGSRLRPRIAFGAAGVGVAALAGAGVWSLRLRRRRQGRLVRIAAALAQLTRGVAERRRLPHPLSGRSLRRRITTLRS from the coding sequence GTGCCGTCCGTTCCAGCGCCCCGTCCGCACGAGGCGTCCGCGACGCCGGGTGCCGCCTTCTTCGACCTGGACAAGACGATCATCGCCGGATCGAGCGCGCTGGCGTTCAGTCGTCCGTTCCGGCGGGAGGGCCTGATCAGCAGCGCGGCCGTGCTCCGGTCCGGGTACGCCCAGCTGCTGCTGCTGCTCTCCGGCGCGGACGCGGACACGATGGCCGCACTCCGCACCCGGATCACCGCCCTGTGCACGGGCTGGGAGGTCGCGCAGATCCGGTCGATCGTGGCCGAGACGCTGCACGAGATCGTGGAGCCGATGATCTACGCCGAGGCGGCCGCGCTGATCGACGAGCACCATGCCGCGGGGGACGAGGTGATCGTGCTGTCGGCCTCCGGCCTGGAGGTCGTCGAGCCGATCGCGGCGCTCGTGGGCGCGGACCGGTGCCTGGCCACGCGGATGGCGGCGCGGAACGGCCGCTACACCGGCGAGATCGACTTCTACTGCTACGGCGAGGCCAAGGCCGAGGCGGCGCGCACCATCGCCGCCGAGCGCGGGTACGACCTCGCCACCTGCCGTGCGTACACGGACTCGATCACCGATCTGCCGCTCCTGGAGGCGGTCGGGCATCCGGTCGTGGTGAACCCGGACCGTCAGCTGCGCCGGGAGGCCGCCAAGCGCGGCTGGCCCGTGCTCACGTTCTCCGTCCCCGTGAAGGTGGGCTCGCGGCTGCGGCCCCGCATCGCCTTCGGCGCGGCCGGAGTGGGCGTCGCGGCGCTCGCCGGCGCGGGGGTCTGGTCCCTGCGCCTGCGCCGGCGCCGGCAGGGTCGCCTCGTCCGCATCGCGGCCGCGTTGGCCCAGCTCACCCGGGGTGTAGCGGAAAGGCGACGGCTGCCGCATCCACTGTCCGGGCGGTCCCTGCGGCGGAGGATCACCACGCTCCGTTCCTGA
- a CDS encoding oxidoreductase, producing MPALSTSDPLAPLSELPGVPEAVARARDALVTVHNHKVNRRGWPATAAEAALRAARASAALDGAPLEPARDEHITDPVLAGAVRVADESSKLLGVWKGSPLQALARLHMLAATDLVPVERHDAELGRPRGGPDVSARLSLLADLVTGGTSAPAPVLVAVVHGELLALAPFGSADGVVARAAARLTAVAAGLDPKNLAVPEVGHLRRSVEYRKAAAGFAEGTAEGVRAWILHCCAEWEAGAREGVSIADARA from the coding sequence GTGCCCGCCCTCAGTACGTCCGATCCGCTCGCGCCGCTCTCGGAGCTGCCCGGTGTCCCGGAGGCGGTGGCGCGCGCCCGGGATGCGCTCGTCACCGTGCACAACCACAAGGTGAACCGGCGAGGCTGGCCGGCCACGGCCGCCGAGGCCGCGCTGCGGGCCGCCCGCGCCTCCGCCGCGCTCGACGGCGCGCCCCTCGAACCCGCGCGCGACGAGCACATCACGGACCCGGTCCTGGCCGGGGCGGTGCGGGTGGCGGACGAGTCGTCGAAGCTGCTCGGGGTCTGGAAGGGCTCGCCGCTGCAGGCACTCGCGCGGCTGCACATGCTGGCGGCCACGGACCTGGTCCCGGTCGAGCGGCACGACGCGGAGCTGGGCCGTCCGCGCGGCGGGCCGGACGTGTCCGCACGGCTGTCCCTGCTGGCGGACCTGGTGACGGGCGGGACGTCCGCGCCGGCGCCGGTGCTCGTCGCCGTCGTGCACGGGGAGCTGCTGGCGCTGGCGCCGTTCGGGAGCGCGGACGGCGTGGTGGCCCGGGCGGCGGCGCGGCTGACGGCGGTGGCGGCAGGTCTGGACCCCAAGAACCTCGCGGTGCCGGAGGTGGGTCACCTGCGCCGCAGCGTCGAGTACCGGAAGGCGGCGGCGGGGTTCGCCGAAGGGACGGCGGAGGGGGTGCGGGCATGGATCCTGCACTGCTGTGCGGAGTGGGAGGCCGGTGCCCGCGAGGGAGTGTCGATCGCGGACGCCCGGGCCTGA
- the acs gene encoding acetate--CoA ligase — protein sequence MAESGPTLSNLSTENRSFPPSEEFAAQANATEDWYARADADREGFWAEQADRLSWDTKWDQVLEWEPPFAKWFVGGKLNVAYNCVDRHVDEGNGERVAIHWEGEPGDTRTITYADLQREVSKAANAFAELGVGKGDRVAIQLPMIPEAVIAMLACARLGAMHSVVFGGFSPGALKARIEDAECKLLVTSDGQFRRGKPAPMKENTDEAVKDTPSIEHVVVVKRTETEVPWTEGRDLWWHDVVGAASDQHTPEAFDSEHPLFILYTSGTTGTPKGILHTSGGYLTQVAYTHNVVFDHKPGESVYWCTADIGWITGHSYIVYGPLANGATSVMYEGTPNTPHEGRHWEIVQKYGVSIYYTAPTLIRTFMKWGKEIPEKYDLSSLRVLGTVGEPINPEAWMWYRENIGHDKCPIVDTWWQTETGAIMIAPLPGVTATKPGSAMRTIPGISAEVVNEEAQPVGTGGGGYLVLDKPWPSMLRGIWGNEERYRETYWSRFADQGYYFAGDGAKYDDDGAMWLLGRVDDVMNVSGHRISTTEVESALVSHPTVAEAAVVGASDPTTGQGIVAFVILRGNAAKDGGEDAIKALRDHVAKEIGPIAKPRQIMVVEELPKTRSGKIMRRLLRDVAENREVGDVTTLADSAVMDLISSGLKEGKSED from the coding sequence ATGGCCGAGTCGGGACCGACGCTGAGCAATCTCTCCACCGAGAACCGCAGCTTCCCGCCCAGCGAGGAGTTCGCCGCACAGGCCAACGCCACGGAGGACTGGTACGCCCGGGCCGACGCCGACCGCGAGGGCTTCTGGGCCGAGCAGGCGGACCGGCTGAGCTGGGACACGAAGTGGGACCAGGTCCTCGAGTGGGAACCGCCCTTCGCGAAGTGGTTCGTGGGCGGCAAGCTCAACGTCGCCTACAACTGCGTGGACCGCCACGTCGACGAGGGCAACGGTGAGCGCGTCGCCATCCACTGGGAGGGCGAGCCCGGCGACACCCGCACGATCACCTACGCGGACCTGCAGCGTGAGGTCTCCAAGGCCGCCAACGCCTTCGCCGAGCTCGGCGTGGGCAAGGGCGACCGGGTCGCGATCCAGCTGCCGATGATCCCCGAGGCCGTGATCGCCATGCTCGCCTGCGCCCGCCTCGGCGCGATGCACAGTGTCGTCTTCGGAGGGTTCTCCCCGGGCGCACTCAAGGCCCGCATCGAGGACGCCGAGTGCAAGCTGCTGGTCACCTCGGACGGCCAGTTCCGGCGCGGCAAGCCCGCGCCGATGAAGGAGAACACCGACGAGGCGGTCAAGGACACCCCGTCGATCGAGCACGTCGTCGTGGTCAAGCGGACCGAGACCGAGGTCCCCTGGACCGAGGGCCGTGACCTCTGGTGGCACGACGTCGTCGGGGCCGCGTCGGACCAGCACACGCCCGAGGCCTTCGACTCCGAGCACCCGCTGTTCATCCTCTACACCTCCGGCACCACCGGGACGCCGAAGGGCATCCTGCACACCTCCGGCGGCTACCTGACCCAGGTGGCGTACACCCACAACGTGGTGTTCGACCACAAGCCCGGCGAGAGCGTCTACTGGTGCACCGCGGACATCGGCTGGATCACCGGGCACAGCTACATCGTCTACGGTCCGCTGGCCAACGGCGCCACGTCCGTCATGTACGAGGGCACGCCGAACACGCCGCACGAGGGCCGGCACTGGGAGATCGTGCAGAAGTACGGCGTCTCGATCTACTACACCGCGCCCACGCTGATCCGTACCTTCATGAAGTGGGGCAAGGAGATCCCGGAGAAGTACGACCTCTCCTCGCTGCGGGTGCTCGGCACGGTCGGCGAGCCGATCAACCCCGAGGCCTGGATGTGGTACCGGGAGAACATCGGGCACGACAAGTGCCCGATCGTCGACACCTGGTGGCAGACCGAGACCGGGGCGATCATGATCGCCCCGCTGCCGGGCGTCACGGCGACCAAGCCCGGATCGGCGATGCGCACGATCCCCGGCATCAGTGCGGAGGTCGTCAACGAGGAGGCGCAGCCGGTCGGTACCGGTGGCGGCGGCTACCTGGTACTGGACAAGCCGTGGCCGTCGATGCTGCGCGGCATCTGGGGCAACGAGGAGCGGTACCGCGAGACCTACTGGTCGCGGTTCGCGGACCAGGGTTACTACTTCGCCGGGGACGGCGCGAAGTACGACGACGACGGCGCCATGTGGCTGCTCGGGCGCGTCGACGACGTCATGAACGTGTCCGGGCACCGGATCTCCACGACCGAGGTGGAGTCCGCGCTGGTCAGCCACCCGACGGTGGCCGAGGCGGCGGTCGTCGGCGCGTCCGACCCGACGACCGGTCAGGGCATCGTCGCGTTCGTCATCCTCCGCGGCAACGCGGCCAAGGACGGCGGCGAGGACGCGATCAAGGCGCTGCGGGACCACGTCGCCAAGGAGATCGGGCCGATCGCCAAGCCGCGGCAGATCATGGTCGTGGAGGAGCTGCCGAAGACGCGCTCCGGCAAGATCATGCGCCGGCTGCTGCGCGACGTCGCGGAGAACCGCGAGGTCGGGGACGTCACCACGCTCGCGGACTCCGCGGTCATGGATCTGATCTCGTCCGGCCTCAAGGAGGGCAAGAGCGAGGACTGA
- the arfB gene encoding alternative ribosome rescue aminoacyl-tRNA hydrolase ArfB, whose amino-acid sequence MTAGGDLEGVLRVRRGFEVPARELHWRFSRASGPGGQGVNTTDSRVELSFDVARSPSVPDDLRERALTRLGNRLVDGVLTVVAAETRSQLRNREAARERLVERLREATAAEPRARRPTRPTAGSKRRRLDAKTRRGAVKKLRGRPDE is encoded by the coding sequence ATGACCGCCGGCGGGGACCTGGAGGGCGTGCTGCGTGTGCGGCGCGGCTTCGAGGTTCCCGCGCGTGAGCTCCACTGGCGGTTCTCCCGTGCCTCGGGGCCCGGCGGGCAGGGGGTGAACACCACGGACTCGCGAGTCGAGCTGTCCTTCGACGTCGCGCGCTCGCCCTCGGTGCCCGACGACCTGCGCGAGCGTGCCCTGACCCGGCTGGGGAACCGGCTGGTCGACGGGGTGCTCACGGTCGTCGCGGCGGAGACCCGCAGCCAGCTGCGCAACCGGGAGGCCGCGCGCGAACGGCTCGTCGAGCGGTTGCGGGAGGCGACGGCGGCGGAGCCCAGGGCGCGGCGCCCGACGCGGCCCACGGCGGGGTCGAAGCGCCGCCGGCTGGACGCGAAGACCCGCCGCGGCGCGGTGAAGAAGCTGCGCGGCCGCCCGGACGAGTAG
- a CDS encoding phage holin family protein, with the protein MASPTSSRGPSSSGAVGDPPVLPSIPLSAEPARGADEQSIGDLVREVTTHVSTLVRSEVELAKAEVTSEVKKGVQGSVFFIVALVIALFSLFFLFFAIAELLAIWLNRAASFGIVFGLMLVVAGVAAFIGYLRVRKIRKPERTISSLKDTAQVLGNRGRSTTPELNGHRTAGR; encoded by the coding sequence GTGGCCAGCCCGACCAGTTCCAGGGGCCCGTCCAGTTCCGGCGCAGTGGGCGACCCGCCCGTGCTGCCGTCGATCCCGTTGTCCGCGGAGCCCGCGCGCGGTGCGGACGAGCAGTCCATCGGCGACCTCGTCCGCGAGGTGACGACCCACGTCTCCACCCTGGTCCGCTCCGAGGTGGAGCTGGCCAAGGCCGAGGTCACGTCCGAGGTCAAGAAGGGCGTGCAGGGCAGCGTCTTCTTCATCGTCGCGCTCGTGATCGCCCTGTTCAGCCTGTTCTTCCTCTTCTTCGCCATCGCCGAGCTGCTCGCGATCTGGCTGAACCGGGCCGCGTCGTTCGGCATCGTGTTCGGCCTGATGCTCGTGGTGGCGGGCGTGGCCGCGTTCATCGGCTATCTGCGGGTCCGCAAGATCCGCAAGCCGGAACGCACGATCAGCTCGCTGAAGGACACCGCGCAGGTCCTGGGCAACCGTGGCAGGTCCACCACCCCGGAGCTGAACGGTCACCGGACCGCCGGCCGCTGA
- a CDS encoding alpha/beta fold hydrolase encodes MGSRGGPEPSSVRLPGPWTHRDVSANGIRLHVAEYGQGPLVVLLHGFPEFWWSWRHQLTGLADAGFRAVAVDLRGYGDSDKPPRGYDLWTLAGDVAGLIRALGEPEARIAGHDWGGVIGWTVAALHPRLVHSLAVLAAPHPLAMRAALATDPRGQGRATANYALGFQVPRRPENSLRADDGARVETIMREWSGEAWTRTEDFAEAVARNRSAIRIPAVAHCSLEYYRWAMRSQLRAEGRRFAAAMARPARMPVLQLHGADDPCVLQSTVLRSRRWAAGPFTHHLFDDTGHFPHEERPAETTALLTKFLRG; translated from the coding sequence GTGGGCTCGCGGGGCGGACCCGAACCGTCCTCGGTCCGGCTGCCCGGCCCGTGGACGCACCGGGACGTCTCGGCGAACGGGATCCGGCTGCACGTCGCGGAGTACGGGCAGGGGCCCCTGGTCGTCCTGCTGCACGGGTTCCCGGAGTTCTGGTGGTCCTGGCGTCACCAGCTCACCGGCCTCGCCGACGCGGGCTTCCGAGCCGTCGCGGTGGACCTGCGGGGTTACGGGGACTCGGACAAGCCGCCACGCGGCTACGACCTCTGGACCCTCGCCGGTGACGTCGCCGGCTTGATCCGCGCGCTGGGCGAGCCCGAGGCCCGGATCGCCGGGCACGACTGGGGCGGCGTCATCGGCTGGACGGTCGCCGCGCTGCACCCCCGGCTCGTGCACTCCCTGGCGGTGCTCGCGGCCCCGCACCCGCTGGCGATGCGGGCCGCGCTCGCCACGGACCCGCGCGGCCAGGGCCGGGCCACCGCGAACTACGCGCTGGGGTTCCAGGTCCCGCGCCGGCCGGAGAACAGCCTCCGCGCGGACGACGGCGCGCGGGTCGAGACGATCATGCGCGAGTGGTCCGGCGAGGCCTGGACCCGGACCGAGGACTTCGCGGAAGCGGTGGCCCGCAACAGGTCCGCCATCCGCATCCCGGCCGTCGCGCACTGCTCGCTGGAGTACTACCGCTGGGCCATGCGCTCCCAGCTGCGGGCCGAGGGGCGTCGCTTCGCCGCCGCGATGGCCCGTCCGGCCCGGATGCCGGTGCTGCAGCTGCACGGCGCCGACGACCCGTGTGTCCTGCAGTCCACCGTGCTGCGTTCGCGCCGGTGGGCGGCCGGTCCGTTCACCCACCACCTGTTCGACGACACGGGCCACTTCCCGCACGAGGAACGCCCGGCCGAGACCACGGCGCTCCTCACGAAGTTCCTGAGGGGCTAG